CGGAACCGTAATCGCAATGAACAAGCGTGAAGTAGTTGTGAACATCGGTTACAAATCAGACGGTATCATCCCTTTGAATGAATTCCGTTACAATCCTGACCTGAAAGTAGGTGATACAGTAGAAGTGTACATCGAAAACCAGGAAGACAAAAAAGGACAGCTCGTCCTGTCACACAGAAAAGCCCGCGCTACTCGTTCTTGGGATCGCGTGAACGCTGCTCTGGAAAATGAAGAAATTATCAAGGGATTCATCAAATGCCGCACTAAGGGTGGTATGATCGTAGACGTATTCGGAATCGAAGCATTCTTGCCGGGTTCTCAGATCGACGTTAAACCGATCCGCGACTATGATGTATTCGTTGGCAAAACAATGGAATTCAAAGTTGTTAAAATCAACCAGGAATTCAAAAATGTTGTTGTATCTCACAAAGCTCTTATCGAAGCTGAACTGGAACAACAGAAGAAAGAAATCATCGGTAAACTCGAAAAAGGACAAGTTCTTGAAGGAACTGTTAAAAATATCACATCTTACGGTGTGTTCATCGACCTTGGCGGCGTAGACGGTTTGATTCACATCACTGACCTTTCTTGGGGACGCGTTAGCGATCCGAAAGAAGTTGTTGAACTGGATCAGAAACTTAACGTTGTTATCCTTGACTTCGATGACGAAAAGAAACGTATCGCTCTGGGTCTGAAACAACTGACTCCGCACCCATGGGATGCTCTTGATACTGACTTGAAGGTTGGTGACAAGGTGAACGGTAAAGTTGTCGTTATGGCTGACTACGGTGCATTCATCGAAATCGCTGCTGGCGTAGAAGGTTTGATCCACGTTTCAGAAATGTCTTGGAGCCAACACCTGCGTTCTGCTCAGGACTTCATGAAGGTAGGCGACGAAGTAGAAGCTGTTGTTCTTACACTCGACCGCGAAGAACGTAAGATGTCTTTGGGTATCAAACAACTGAAACAAGATCCATGGGAAACTATCGAAGAGAAGTATCCTGTAGGTTCTAAACATACTGCAAAAGTACGTAACTTCACTAACTTCGGTGTATTCGTAGAAATCGAAGAAGGTGTAGACGGCTTGATCCACATCTCTGACCTTTCTTGGACTAAGAAAGTGAAACACCCGTCAGAATTTACTCAGATTGGTGCTGACATCGAAGTTCAGGTATTGGAAATCGACAAAGAAAACCGTCGCTTGAGCCTTGGTCACAAACAACTCGAAGAAAATCCTTGGGATGTGTTCGAAACTGTATTCACAGTAGGTTCTGTACACGAAGGTACTATCATCGAAATGTTGGATAAGGGTGCTGTTGTAGCTCTTCCTTATGGTGTAGAAGGTTTCGCAACTCCGAAACACCTTGTAAAAGAAGACGGTGCACAAGCTCAGTTGGACGAGAAACTTGAATTCAAAGTGATCGAGTTCAACAAAGATGCTAAGAGAATTATCCTGTCTCACAGCCGTATCTTCGAAGATGTTGCTAAAGCAGAAGAAAGAGCAGAAAAGAAAGCTTCTTCCGGTGCTAAGAAATCATCAAACAGTGGCAAGAGAGAAGATTCTCCGATGATCCAAAACCAGGCTGCTTCAACTACACTGGGCGACTTCGACGCTCTGGCTGCATTGAAAGAACAGTTGGAAGGAAAGAAATAATCTGAACAGAATATTTTCTAATGAAGGCGCTCCCAAACGGGGGCGCCTTTTTCTATTTACCACAGAGGACACAGAGGACGCAGAGGTGGATTGGGTATTAATACTAAAATTATATCCCCTCTGTGCCCTCTGCGTCCTCTGTGGTGAAAAAAAACATGTCCCGATTGCCGGATTGAATCTGAAATACTATATCTTTGCATACCATGGAAAAATTTGAGTTACATA
The DNA window shown above is from Bacteroides faecium and carries:
- the rpsA gene encoding 30S ribosomal protein S1; amino-acid sequence: MENLKNVAPIEDFNWDAYENGEAVTSASHEDLEKAYDGTLNKVNDREVVDGTVIAMNKREVVVNIGYKSDGIIPLNEFRYNPDLKVGDTVEVYIENQEDKKGQLVLSHRKARATRSWDRVNAALENEEIIKGFIKCRTKGGMIVDVFGIEAFLPGSQIDVKPIRDYDVFVGKTMEFKVVKINQEFKNVVVSHKALIEAELEQQKKEIIGKLEKGQVLEGTVKNITSYGVFIDLGGVDGLIHITDLSWGRVSDPKEVVELDQKLNVVILDFDDEKKRIALGLKQLTPHPWDALDTDLKVGDKVNGKVVVMADYGAFIEIAAGVEGLIHVSEMSWSQHLRSAQDFMKVGDEVEAVVLTLDREERKMSLGIKQLKQDPWETIEEKYPVGSKHTAKVRNFTNFGVFVEIEEGVDGLIHISDLSWTKKVKHPSEFTQIGADIEVQVLEIDKENRRLSLGHKQLEENPWDVFETVFTVGSVHEGTIIEMLDKGAVVALPYGVEGFATPKHLVKEDGAQAQLDEKLEFKVIEFNKDAKRIILSHSRIFEDVAKAEERAEKKASSGAKKSSNSGKREDSPMIQNQAASTTLGDFDALAALKEQLEGKK